A single genomic interval of Dromiciops gliroides isolate mDroGli1 chromosome 1, mDroGli1.pri, whole genome shotgun sequence harbors:
- the LOC122754018 gene encoding vegetative cell wall protein gp1-like has protein sequence MCSGWPGHTTPLQAPTDPVGALGQAELGSAVNSTLAAPAAPAAPAAPATAPAAPATAPAAPAAPATAPAAPATAPAAPATAPAAPPAPPTAPAAPPAPAAPATAPAAPAAPATAPAAPAAPATAPAAPATAPAAPAAPATAPAAPAAPATAPAAPATAPAAPATAPAAPPAPPTAPAAPPAPAAPATAPAAPAAPAAPATALAAPPAAPAAPPTAPAAPPAPAAPATAPAAPAAPATALAAPPAAPAAPPTAPAAPPAPSAVLPLPPLPPPSQARPRTPPPASSPLPGHGSTNRLPRCWTASALRADWLRRRPARPSASAHALLPLHHSTGLRGCRAPAGGRGDGGGGAGPGLAAPGAHSPSGPSSAPGRGPGAAHGPGPSPWRGSVAPSPGFRGPRSDRRPGTTALVRGLPPPPSQGAPGCNLRSRGPPRKAGVQVLPGPPQASRFPAACLSFLLCKVGLMRAPPRVAEAGAAAIPLLTPRPPAACAEQDSHSGPTALQTLYSLPSRRVGRAPPLCPAPGGGPALPGRCVVSAAVQARGGAQRKAVMYAWGLRLPGGPHSPVTATGPTGRPGRGLVRLVIRQPGRGGGGHPAAVVPPMGAGAAMGGEGDLVVRFKYGAAVCKGLSAQEHAHFTEALGNVGQHLNPGLAGSMPGSGPRCFLNLSRSWSVTGDVTPREAVLFGTVLGLLAGSGNTVIVRAPRGMCVLLPLARVPGQPAMESICRTETLAPLSVLNPH, from the exons ATGTGCTCGGGGTGGCCTGGACACACTACACCACTCCAGGCACCTACAGATCCAGTGGGAGCTCTGGGTCAG GCAGAGCTAGGGAGTGCTGTGAATTCCACCCTTGCCGCTCCTGCCGCCCCTGCTGCCCCTGCTGCCCCTGCTACCGCCCCTGCTGCCCCTGCTACCGCCCCTGCTGCCCCTGCTGCCCCTGCTACCGCCCCTGCTGCCCCTGCTACCGCCCCTGCTGCCCCTGCTACCGCCCCTGCTGCCCCTCCTGCCCCTCCTACCGCCCCTGCTGCCCCTCCTGCCCCTGCTGCCCCTGCTACCGCCCCTGCTGCCCCTGCTGCCCCTGCTACCGCCCCTGCTGCCCCTGCTGCCCCTGCTACCGCCCCTGCTGCCCCTGCTACCGCCCCTGCTGCCCCTGCTGCCCCTGCTACCGCCCCTGCTGCCCCTGCTGCCCCTGCTACCGCCCCTGCTGCCCCTGCTACCGCCCCTGCTGCCCCTGCTACCGCCCCTGCTGCCCCTCCTGCCCCTCCTACCGCCCCTGCTGCCCCTCCTGCCCCTGCTGCCCCTGCTACCGCCCCTGCTGCCCCTGCTGCCCCTGCTGCCCCTGCTACCGCCCTTGCTGCCCCTCCTGCCGCCCCTGCTGCCCCTCCTACCGCCCCTGCTGCCCCTCCTGCCCCTGCTGCCCCTGCTACCGCCCCTGCTGCCCCTGCTGCCCCTGCTACCGCCCTTGCTGCCCCTCCTGCCGCCCCTGCTGCCCCTCCTACCGCCCCTGCTGCCCCTCCTGCCCCATCTGCTGTGCTGCCACTGCCGCCTCTGCCGCCGCCCTCCCAGGCGAGGCCCCGCACCCCCCCGCCGGCGTCCTCGCCGTTGCCAGGACACGGCTCCACCAATCGGTTGCCGCGTTGTTGGACGGCCTCGGCCCTGCGCGCTGATTGGCTGCGCCGGCGGCCCGCCCGCCCTTCCGCTTCCGCTCATGCTTTGCTCCCCTTGCATCATTCCACGGGCCTCCGCGGCTGCCGGGCGCCCGCAG GGGGCCGCGGTGACGGGGGGGGCGGCGCGGGCCCGGGTCTGGCTGCGCCTGGGGCCCACTCCCCCTCGGGCCCTTCCTCGGCACCCGGCCGCGGTCCCGGCGCTGCGCATGGACCGGGCCCCTCCCCGTGGAGGGGTTCAGTCGCGCCGTCCCCCGGGTTCCGGGGTCCCCGCTCTGACAGGCGGCCTGGCACCACGGCCCTGGTCAGAggtctacccccccccccaagtcaggGTGCCCCCGGGTGTAACCTTCGGTCTAGAGGCCCCCCCCGGAAGGCtggagttcaagtcctgcccggCCCCCCCCAGGCTAGCCGCTTTCccgctgcttgcctcagtttcctcttgtgtaaagtGGGGTTAATGAGAGCGCCCCCCCGGGTGGCGGAGGCCGGGGCCGCTGCCATCCCCCTGCTCACCCCCAGACCCCCCGCGGCCTGTGCGGAGCAGGACTCGCACTCGGGCCCGACGGCTCTGCAGACACTTTACTCTCTTCCCTCCCGGAGGGTCGGGCGAGCTCCCCCGTTGTGCCCGGCCCCGGGCGGGGGCCCCGCGCTTCCTGGACGCTGTGTGGTCAGTGCGGCTGTCCAGGCTCGAGGAGGGGCCCAGAGGAAGGCGGTGATGTATGCGTGGGGGCTGCGCCTACCCGGCGGCCCCCACAGCCCGGTCACCGCGACAGGCCCCACGGGGCGGCCCGGCCGGGGGCTGGTCAGGCTGGTCATCCGGCAGCccggccgggggggggggggtcatccgGCGGCCGTGGTCCCACCCATGGGGGCTGGCGCAGCCATGGGGGGAGAG GGAGATCTCGTTGTAAGGTTTAAATACGGGGCAGctgtttgcaaagggctttctgCTCAGGAGcacgctcattttacagaggcgcTGGGAAACGTCGGGCagcatctgaacccaggtcttgctggctCTATGCCCGGCTCTGGGCCACGCTGCTTCCTGAATTTAAGCCGCAGCTGGTCAGTGACAGGAGATGTCACCCCTAGGGAAGCGGTTCTGTTCGGCACAGTCCTTGGGCTCTTGGCAGGGTCCGGGAATACAGTGAT TGTGAGGGCCCCACGTGGCATGTGTGTTCTGCTCCCTTTGGCTCGCGTTCCTGGCCAGCCAGCCATGGAATCGATCTGCCGGACTGAGACTCTGGCTCCTCTGTCCGTGCTGAACCCCCACTGA
- the NOL8 gene encoding nucleolar protein 8, protein MAAGLGERRLFVGGLGPSVTQDDVRAQLGRFGEVCSVELVSRVNELGRPEKTFAYANVRLSEEALRRCMSALNRTAWKGGTLRVQPARESFLHRLAKERLEAKAQQERRSPGAAPEKRAPELHMRAVPGTEVPGHKDWVVSKFGRVLPVLHLRSQNSRKVLKYDPSKYCHNLKKFEQDVTNTVSISDLTWKLEGGDDLMSKKRQGQFPAFRSHPSKSGKVGGHPCLPSKAVGRHQLPSPGPPSTAQQPQVQKAHSQPTDFPVPVSSEQKNAQKPEAWFLQTSKSPIVRSKNSMSDDDGDSEEETKALLAEEKSQRTGFPNTGDPERDSFEVVTADFKPGMKRPRSSAAGSNSAAHLTEDERDYDSGDTDEIIARGDNREKSESEQKLSPKERSKRKEKDFQKSRTKRASSCPHTETNEGGNSPGSERESANCMKSLPQQLPRAPPRSGSGESEEELEYESMMTNCYRLDLTLADLEKLANGDAQGPGGNATWTEQALPATQDMGSGHKTKKAPRKGARCIDPKDILASLLEGEEKISDRDPLKEGMSKSKFKAFRGVGALYGGETPRRPWPSRAVTTQRKSQSPLLQETSPVCSMGKEACDSNPCSSDEASPPQVGREADGANDLPPASGKRPRRQPADGDQPCVVRPPPSSSGSPSSLGTRKPSTLRAETCRMHLGSNGGLGTAEMGDPKPGRSRAVALGPPAGPESKCEPAVLKIHSKKPLKVSSRVQGKDPKGSREREPECPPCMAPADAISPPKNSQDNQKRLAALEERRRERELQKQLVHSALSSLDGHPANKPTHILFSSDSEDEMGENDCSENPHAGNGVKRDLASKPSGKLFESSEDEEQESEGDEARFQIKPQFEGKAGKKLMSLQSHFGADDRFRMDARFLETDSEEEEEEEEVKEAGMAEEEELAAEKKKNMEVIKNILHVSHQAPKLNKEERAAKQFRNIVRYDPTRLDHATFERKVGLEEKESKAKRRKKREEAEKLPQVSQDLYHSIAADLKERFRASEPVPGAGVAGPWNEAPEEMEAGPTAAPAAPDPATGLGDFTFSFFGPDLREVEEEPYKTEARPAGRMAWQLDPRFQDSSSEEDEEEAEPVDGSGGEARPQDVPAAERPTSRFFFFSESDDRLCVGPGLFWRGSGSQPSSEDWESRTLVLLQDCRKKHKAARRRAKP, encoded by the exons ATGGCAGCGGGTCTGGGAGAACGGCGCCTCTTCGTGGGCGGCCTGGGGCCCTCGGTCACGCAGGACGACGTGCGCGCGCAGCTGGGCCGCTTCGGGGAGGTGTGCTCCGTGGAGCTCGTGTCTCGGGTGAACGAACTCG GCCGGCCCGAGAAGACCTTCGCCTACGCCAACGTCCGGCTGTCCGAGGAGGCGCTGAGGAGAT GCATGTCGGCTCTGAACCGGACGGCCTGGAAAGGCGGCACGCTGCGGGTGCAGCCGGCCCGGGAGAGCTTCCTGCACAg GCTGGCCAAGGAGAGGCTAGAAGCCAAAGCCCAGCAGGAGCGGCGCAGCCCCGGTGCCGCCCCGGAGAAGAGAGCCCCGGAGCTCCACATGAGGGCCGTGCCCGGGACCGAAGTCCCAGGACACAAG gaCTGGGTCGTGAGTAAGTTTGGGAGAGTTCTGCCCGTCCTTCACCTTCGAAGCCAGAACAGTCGCAAG GTCTTAAAATATGATCCCTCAAAATATTGCCACAACCTAAAGAAGTTTGAACAAGATGTCACAAATACCGTCTCCATTTCTGATCTCACTTGGAAGTTGGAAGGAGGAGATGACCTGATGAGTAAGAAGCGACAAGGACAGTTTCCCGCCTTCAGAAGCCATCCCTCTAAGAGTGGGAAGGTGGGAGGCCATCCTTGCCTCCCATCCAAGGCTGTGGGACGTCACCAGCTGCCATCTCCAGGCCCTCCAAGCACAGCCCAGCAGCCACAGGTGCAGAAAGCACATTCGCAGCCAACTGACTTTCCTGTGCCAGTGTCCTCTGAACAGAAGAATGCTCAGAAGCCGGAAGCGTGGTTTCTTCAGACCTCAAAGTCGCCCATCGTCAGAAGCAAAAACAGCATGTCTGATGATGACGGGGACTCTGAAGAAGAAACGAAGGCCTTGCTAGCAGAAGAGAAGTCACAGAGGACAGGCTTTCCCAACACAGGTGATCCTGAAAGGGATTCCTTTGAAGTGGTCACTGCTGATTTCAAGCCAGGCATGAAACGTCCAAGATCCTCGGCCGCTGGCTCCAACAGTGCCGCTCATCTCACCGAAGATGAGCGAGACTATGATTCGGGAGACACAGATGAAATCATTGCCCGGGGGGACAACAGGGAGAAGAGCGAGAGCGAGCAGAAACTCTCACCAAAAGAGAGATCCAAACGGAAAGAGAAGGACTTTCAGAAAAGTAGAACAAAACGGGCATCTTCTTGTCCTCATACGGAAACAAATGAAGGGGGAAACTCCCCAGGTAGCGAAAGAGAGTCAGCGAATTGTATGAAGTCTCTCCCTCAACAGCTGCCGAGGGCCCCCCCCAGATCCGGGAGCGGCGAATCTGAGGAAGAACTGGAGTATGAATCCATGATGACTAACTGCTATCGCCTTGACCTCACCTTGGCTGACTTAGAAAAGCTGGCCAACGGAGATGCCCAGGGTCCAGGGGGAAATGCCACCTGGACTGAGCAGGCTCTCCCGGCGACCCAGGACATGGGCTCAGGCCACAAGACTAAGAAGGCTCCCAGAAAAGGGGCCCGCTGCATCGATCCCAAAGACATTTTGGCTTCCCTcttagaaggggaagagaaaatcaGTGACCGGGACCCCCTGAAGGAAGGTATGTCAAAGTCCAAGTTTAAGGCTTTCAGAGGTGTGGGAGCCCTCTATGGAGGGGAGACACCAAGAAGACCCTGGCCAAGCAGAGCTGTCACCACCCAGAGGAAGTCCCAGAGTCCATTACTGCAGGAAACATCTCCTGTTTGTTCTATGGGAAAAGAGGCCTGTGATTCAAATCCTTGCTCCAGTGATGAAGCGTCCCCACCCCAGGTCGGAAGGGAAGCAGATGGGGCAAACGACCTTCCACCTGCTTCTGGAAAACGTCCAAGGAGGCAGCCAGCTGATGGAGACCAGCCTTGTGTTGTGCGGCCACCCCCCTCTAGTTCAGGGAGTCCGTCGTCACTGGGCACTAGGAAACCCTCGACTCTTCGTGCAGAAACTTGTAGGATGCACTTGGGAAGCAACGGAGGCCTTGGCACTGCTGAAATGGGAGACCCCAAGCCAGGAAGGAGCAGGGCCGTGGCCCTCGGGCCTCCCGCAGGTCCAGAGTCCAAGTGCGAGCCAGCAGTTCTGAAAATACATTCCAAGAAACCCCTCAAAGTGTCTTCCCGTGTGCAAGGGAAGGACCCAAAGGGGTCTCGGGAGAGGGAGCCTGAATGCCCGCCTTGTATGGCTCCGGCCGATGCCATCAGCCCTCCTAAGAACTCCCAGGATAACCAAAAGCGCTTGGCAGCCTTGGAGGAGAGGAGGCGAGAACGGGAACTGCAGAAGCAGCTGGTTCACAGCGCTCTGTCCAGCTTG GATGGCCATCCAGCAAACAAACCCACCCACATCCTGTTCAGCTCAGACAGTGAAGACGAAATGGGAGAGAATGACTGCAGTGAAAACCCTCATGCGGGAAATGGAGTCAAACGA gatttGGCCAGCAAACCTTCTGgaaaactctttgagagcagcgAGGATGAAGAACAGGAAAGTGAAGGGGATGAGGCCCGATTCCAGATTAAACCCCAGTTTGAAGGCAAAGCTGGGAAAAAG CTCATGAGCTTGCAGTCTCACTTTGGGGCCGATGACCGATTTCGAATGGACGCTCGCTTTCTGGAAACCGAtagtgaagaagaggaggaggaggagg AGGTAAAAGAAGCAGGGATGGCTGAGGAAGAGGAGCTTgctgctgagaaaaagaaaaacatggaggTGATAAAAAACATTTTGCACGTCAGCCACCAGGCGCCGAAACTGAACAAAGAGGAGAGGGCCGCAAAGCAGTTCAG GAACATCGTCCGCTATGATCCGACGAGGCTGGACCATGCCACGTTCGAAAGGAAAGTCGGCCTCgaggaaaaggaaag CAAAGCCAAGcgcagaaagaaaagggaggaggctGAGAAGCTGCCCCAGGTGTCCCAAGACCTGTACCACAGCATCGCTGCTGACCTCAAGGAAAGGTTCAGGGCTTCGGAGCCAGTCCCGGGAGCGGGAGTTGCCGGCCCCTGGAATGAGGCGCCCGAGGAGATGGAGGCAGGGCCCACTGCGGCGCCAGCAGCCCCGGACCCCGCCACGGGCCTCGGCGACTTCACCTTCTCCTTCTTCGGCCCAGACCTCAGAGAGGTCGAGGAAG AACCTTACAAGACGGAAGCCCGGCCGGCGGGGCGCATGGCCTGGCAGCTGGACCCCCGATTCCAGGACAGCAGCtcggaggaggacgaggaggaggccGAACCCGTGGATGGGAGCGGAGGAGAGGCCAGGCCGCA GGATGTCCCGGCTGCCGAAAGGCCAACCAGCAGGTTCTTCTTTTTCTCCGAGAGTGACGACAGGTTGTGTG TGGGTCCTGGCTTATTCTGGCGAGGCTCAGGAAGCCAGCCCAGCAGCGAGGACTGGGAATCCAGAACCTTGGTTCTGCTGCAG GATTGCCGGAAGAAACACAAAGCGGCCCGGAGGAGAGCCAAGCCGTAG